The Synechococcus sp. MVIR-18-1 region TCGTCCGGACAATTTGACCAGCGCGAGATCGGTGACCGGATCTTGTCCAATCACTTCCCCATCTCTCTGTTCCCCATCAGACAACGTCACATTCACAGTGGTGACTTGATCAACAACGTGGGCATTCGTCAAAACCAGACCACGCCCATCGATCACAACCCCTGACCCCTGACCCCTCTGTCGCTCAGGGCCGATCCCATAGCCCGGTTCTCCCAGGAGATCACGAAGGAGGGGATCGATCAAATTCGGATCAAACGGCTGCCGCTCGATCAAGCGCTCGGTGTCAATCCGTACAACCGACGGCGCCACCTCGCGGACGGCGTTGGCAACAAAGCTGTGGCCACCGGCTGTAAACGACAGATCAGCAGCGTGAACAGGAAGGCTTCCAAAGCAAGACATGACCAATAGGGCTGTCAGGCAACAACAGCGAATGATTTGCAAAACCTTCATGCCGGCGGCCAAGGGTCGTGAATACTTAAGAATCGTCACGCTAGTGGCCCCACTCTTGTGAACGGCGCACGCTCACCATGCAACTCACTTGAAGAGGAAGCACGGCATTAGTTTGTTCAACTCTTTCTTCACTGCAGAGCTATGACCGTGTCGTCAAAAGCACAACTTCGATGCGAGCTCTGTCAGATCGAGATCAATGAAAACGCTGATCAAGGCGACGAGGTTTTGTTCAGTCGTGGTGCCACCGGGAGTCGCAGCAAACTTTGGGCTCGCGTGTGTCAGTACCTAAAAACAGGTGAGCAGAAGGCTGCTTGCATCAATCAAGACGCATCCCAACGCGGCACCGAGAAGCCTGGTGATCGCTACGAAGACGTCGCCCCTGTTGAAGTCGGAGGCACTCAGGCCGAAAACTGATCCCGATCGTGCATGATCCAATCCTGGACTGGTACAGGTCCCAAATTCGTGTTTATGACTACCGTTAGGTACGACATCAACGATCAATCATGCGCTTGCTTAAAGCGGCCGCTACTGGCCTGATCGCCCTCACTTCGGTGGGCCTTGTGGCTTGCCAAAAGTCAGCTCCTACAAACGAGAGTGGAGCGTCAGGTCAGACGGGCAACGTGTTTGAGACAGGAAAGCTCAGAGCAGTCGTCGTTGACGATGTGCTTCCCATGGTTGATGAAAAAGATGGCAAGTACGAAGGTCTTTCTTTCGTGGTGCTTAATGCCATCCGCGATCAGCTGAAATCAGCGACCGAAAACAAGTCCGACGACATCGTGATCGAGCCTGTTTCGATCAAGTCTGCCCAGGATGGACTGAACAAAATTCGTTCCGGAGAAGCTGATATCGCCTGTGGCGTTGCCTTTACTTGGGAGAGACAAAGAACACTGACTTACAGCTTGCCCTTTGCAACAAGTGGTGTACGTCTACTGGCACCCAAGGGGAATGATGGAACACCAGAGAGTCTCAAGGGAAAAACAATTGGCGTCGTAAAAGACACGGCTGCAGCAGCAGTGTTAGCCAAATCGGTAGATGAAGCCCAATTTCAATTCTTCTCGACTCCCACAGAAGCTCTCGCAGGCCTGAAAGAGGGAACCGTTGAATTCCTTGGTGGGGACACTCTCTGGCTGAAAGCAAGTCGAGCAGCCACAGCTCCGGATGCTGATCTCGTCCCCACATTCCCTTATGCACGATCCAGCGTGGGCTGTGTTGTTGCAGACACCACCCCTCACCTTCTGAATTACAGCAACTTGGCCATCGGTCGGATGCTGACCGCCTACGTGGACGACAACAAGGACGTACGCACAGCCGTCAACAAGTGGATTGGTCCCGATAGTCAAGTTGGACTCAGCGAAAACATGATTGGCGATTTCTTCACCATCGTGCTCGCAACGACAGCTGAATTATCAAAAGGCTCCTGAGCTTTATTCCTCAAAACCATTCAAATTTCACTTCTTCCATGAAAAAAACAACTCTGCTGAGCATCGCTGCAATCCTCGCCTCAAGCACTGTCTTGACCGACGCATCACACTCAGCTGTCCTCAGCGAGCCCGATCTAGGAAATGCTCTAGAGCAGCGCATTGAGAAGCTCTCGAGTGACGCTTGGGAGCGATTAGGGGCCAGTGATCACAACGAGGGCCAAACCATTGCCAGAGCTTGGGGCAACGGCAACGGCCGCGCCTTCGGCAACGGTGGTGGCCGTGGACGCGCCTTTGGCAATGGCGGCGGCCGCGGCTTCGCCAATGGCTATCGCGCAGGTTTCGCCAATTGGTGAATCATTCTGATTACGGACCTATCGGCCTCTTGGTGATTCAGGCCACATCACTCTGCAATCTTGATTGCAGTTACTGCTACCTGCCTGATCGCCAAAAACGAAGGATCTTTGATCTCAACCAATTACCTGTGTTGCTGAACAGGGTGTACGAGAGCCCCTTCTGGGGCCCTCATCTTTCAATCCTTTGGCATGCAGGTGAACCGCTCACATTGCCCTGCAGTTTTTACGACGAGGCCAGTGCCATCGTGCGTGAACAAACAGCTGAGCTGCAGGAGCAAGGGGTTCAGATTGAGCAGCATGTGCAAACCAATGCGACGTTGATTAACGACGCCTGGTGTGAATGCTTTAAGCGCAATCAAATTGTGGTTGGAGTCAGCGTTGATGGACCAGAAGAGATCCATGATTCCCATCGCCGTTTTCGCAATGGCAGTGGCTCTCATGCTCTAACAATGCGTGGCATTCGAAAACTTCAAGATCACGCGATTCCCATCCATGCGATCGCCGTACTCACGAGTGCGGCCATGGAAGATCCAGAGAGGATGTATTCCTTTTTCCGTGACAATGGGATTCATGATCTCGGCTTCAATGTGGAAGAGCAGGAGGGCGTTAACGCAAGCTCATCCATGCAGGGACTGAGCAGAGAAAAGCAATATCACAACTTCTTAAAGTGCTTTTGGCAGTGCAATCAAAGAGACGGATTTCCAATTCGCCTGCGTGAATTTGATCAAATCACTGAAATGATGGCTGGCGGGCAAAGACTGCTTCAAAACGAAATGAATCGCCCATACTCGATCTTGAGTGTGGACTCAGCTGGCAATTTTTCCACGTTTGACCCTGAATTGCTCTCCGTTGAAACGAAGAAGTATGGATTATTTAATTTAGGAAATATTCGTGATCAATCTCTTATCGGTGCTGCTGAGACTGAGACGTTTCGCCGATTGCTTCAAGACATGACAATTGGCACATCGCTTTGCCGTGATCAATGCGACTACTACGGATTTTGCGGAGGCGGTACTGGAAGCAACAAATACTGGGAGCATGGAACTTTGGCTTCCAGTGAAACTTGTGCCTGCCGCTTTTCAACCCAAATTCCCGTCAACGTTCTTCTCGAACAAATTGAAGACAAGGGCGTAAAAACGCCCTAACAATTTCAACAACAAACATGCCTTCACTTGCGCTTAAAGATTTTCGATTGGCCACCACTTTTGGGGTGGTTGCTGCTTGCTCGTCGCTGATTTTTGCTCACGCGCCCTCTGCTCAAGCGGGTTGCACCTTTTTGATGCCAATCGGCGGAAATGGCGACGGTCCTAAGCCCTACATCGTCAAAAAGAGAGTTCAACGCAACAAGGCATTGATAGGCCGTACGAACTGGAATACCGACTTTGTCGTGAACCAACCTTTTGCCTCTTACAAACTCTTCTTCACGGCAGACTCAACAGATAGCAACCCAGGGTCCTATCCAATCGAAGCCTTTCTGAAATTTTCAGACGGCAGCAATTTAAGAGTTGTCAACGAATTCATGAAGCCACCTACGGGAACTGGAGCTCAGTTCGGTCCATTCCAGACT contains the following coding sequences:
- the grrP gene encoding extracellular substrate binding-like orphan protein GrrP, yielding MRLLKAAATGLIALTSVGLVACQKSAPTNESGASGQTGNVFETGKLRAVVVDDVLPMVDEKDGKYEGLSFVVLNAIRDQLKSATENKSDDIVIEPVSIKSAQDGLNKIRSGEADIACGVAFTWERQRTLTYSLPFATSGVRLLAPKGNDGTPESLKGKTIGVVKDTAAAAVLAKSVDEAQFQFFSTPTEALAGLKEGTVEFLGGDTLWLKASRAATAPDADLVPTFPYARSSVGCVVADTTPHLLNYSNLAIGRMLTAYVDDNKDVRTAVNKWIGPDSQVGLSENMIGDFFTIVLATTAELSKGS
- the grrA gene encoding GrrA/OscA1 family cyclophane-containing rSAM-modified RiPP produces the protein MKKTTLLSIAAILASSTVLTDASHSAVLSEPDLGNALEQRIEKLSSDAWERLGASDHNEGQTIARAWGNGNGRAFGNGGGRGRAFGNGGGRGFANGYRAGFANW
- the grrM gene encoding cyclophane-forming radical SAM/SPASM peptide maturase GrrM/OscB, coding for MNHSDYGPIGLLVIQATSLCNLDCSYCYLPDRQKRRIFDLNQLPVLLNRVYESPFWGPHLSILWHAGEPLTLPCSFYDEASAIVREQTAELQEQGVQIEQHVQTNATLINDAWCECFKRNQIVVGVSVDGPEEIHDSHRRFRNGSGSHALTMRGIRKLQDHAIPIHAIAVLTSAAMEDPERMYSFFRDNGIHDLGFNVEEQEGVNASSSMQGLSREKQYHNFLKCFWQCNQRDGFPIRLREFDQITEMMAGGQRLLQNEMNRPYSILSVDSAGNFSTFDPELLSVETKKYGLFNLGNIRDQSLIGAAETETFRRLLQDMTIGTSLCRDQCDYYGFCGGGTGSNKYWEHGTLASSETCACRFSTQIPVNVLLEQIEDKGVKTP